In one window of Gossypium hirsutum isolate 1008001.06 chromosome A01, Gossypium_hirsutum_v2.1, whole genome shotgun sequence DNA:
- the LOC121216352 gene encoding uncharacterized protein, translating to MSDERIEDTNQEMYTSDEESYGLDETESVTPTINPIRNQPSRVERRNDRDDSDMLRKIADALQIVAEVVLAMTSVPTQRRTPIKELRKYGATEFMGLKGVDPSVAKNWMESTKRILQQLDCTPQECLICDVSLLQGEAYLWWESVVRHLPENQITWELFQKEFQKKYIEEMYIEDKKQELLTLQQGDMSVIDYEREFSRLSRYALEFISTEANICKRFLQGL from the coding sequence atgtcaGATGAAAGAATAGAAGATACCAATCAGGAAATGTATACTAGTGATGAAGAGTCATATGGATTAGATGAAACCGAATCGGTAACACCTACCATAAACCCTATAAGAAATCAACCATCTAGAGTTGAAAGAAGAAATGATAGAGATGATTCTGATATGTTGAGAAAAATTGCCGATGCACTACAAATAGTAGCGGAAGTTGTTCTTGCTATGACTTCAGTTCCAACTCAAAGACGGACCCCAATAAAGGAATTGAGAAAGTATGGTGCCACTGAATTTATGGGTCTGAAAGGAGTTGATCCATCTGTAGCTAAAAATTGGATGGAGTCGACTAAAAGAATTTTACAACAATTAGATTGTACCCCCCAAGAGTGTTTGATTTGTGATGTATCGTTGCTACAAGGAGAAGCTTACTtatggtgggaatcagtggtTCGACATTTACCAGAGAATCAGATAACTTGGGAGCTATTTCAGaaagagtttcaaaagaaatatattgaAGAAATGTATATCGAAGACAAGAAACAAGAGTTGTTGACGTTGCAACAGGGTGACATGTCAGTAATAGATTATGAAAGGGAATTCTCGAGACTCAGCAGATACGCCTTAGAGTTTATTTCAACTGAAGCTAACATTTGTAAGAGATTTTTACAGGGTCTGTGA
- the LOC107916571 gene encoding probable arabinosyltransferase ARAD1 isoform X1 produces MYGKAAICLSFVILFLISCSIYVGTVDLRSYFFPLLQSPQVPRSLCASGPPLRVYMYDLPRKFHVGMMDRRSFEGPAPVTADNFPPWPSNSGIKKQHSVEYWLMASLLFGGNGNEDREAVRVSDPESAEAFFVPFFSSLSFNTHGHNMTDPETEVDRRLQVELLEFLRKSKYYQRSGGRDHVIPMTHPNAFRFLRQELNASILIVVDFGRYPKTMSSLSKDVVAPYVHVVDSFTDDDALNPYESRTTLLFFRGNTVRKDQGKIRIKLAKILSAIDDVHYEKSVATPKNIIMSTEGMRSSKFCLHPAGDTPSSCRLFDAIVSHCVPVIVSDKIELPYEDEIDYSEFSIFFSMKEALEPGYLVNQLRQFPKDRWVEMWKQLKNISHHFEFQYPPKKEDGVNMLWRQVKRKLPRAQLAMHRSRRLKVPDWWQRRL; encoded by the exons atgtacGGTAAAGCTGCAATCTGTTTATCATTCGTCATTCTCTTCCTGATTTCATGTTCAATCTATGTCGGTACCGTTGATCTCAGATCATACTTCTTCCCCTTACTTCAGTCACCCCAGGTTCCACGCTCACTCTGTGCTTCCGGCCCCCCTCTCCGCGTTTACATGTACGATCTCCCTAGGAAATTCCACGTCGGCATGATGGATCGTCGGAGCTTCGAGGGACCGGCTCCCGTTACGGCGGATAATTTCCCTCCCTGGCCCTCCAACTCCGGGATAAAGAAGCAGCACAGTGTGGAGTATTGGCTGATGGCATCGCTTCTTTTTGGCGGCAACGGCAATGAAGACAGGGAAGCGGTTAGGGTTTCGGATCCCGAATCCGCGGAGGCCTTTTTTGTGCCTTTTTTTTCCTCGTTGAGTTTTAATACACACGGCCATAACATGACGGATCCTGAGACGGAGGTTGATCGCCGATTACAG GTTGAGTTACTTGAATTCTTGCGAAAATCCAAGTACTATCAAAGATCTGGAGGCAGAGATCATGTAATTCCCATGACACATCCAAATGCTTTCAGATTTCTTCGACAAGAGTTGAATGCATCAATCCTTATTGTTGTAGATTTTGGCCGCTATCCTAAAACCATGTCAAGTTTAAGCAAAGATGTGGTTGCACCGTATGTGCATGTTGTGGATTCCTTCACAGATGATGACGCTCTCAACCCATATGAGTCTCGAACTACACTTCTTTTCTTCCGGGGAAATACTGTCAGGAAAGAT CAAGGCAAAATTCGAATCAAACTGGCAAAGATCTTGTCTGCTATTGATGATGTTCATTATGAGAAGAGTGTTGCGACTCCGAAAAACATTATAATG TCTACAGAGGGGATGCGTTCTTCGAAGTTCTGTCTGCATCCTGCAGGTGATACCCCTTCATCTTGCCGACTATTCGATGCTATTGTGAGCCATTGTGTTCCAGTGATTGTCAGTGATAAGATTGAGCTTCCCTATGAGGATGAAATTGACTACTCTGAATTCTCAATATTCTTTTCTATGAAAGAGGCATTAGAACCAGGTTATTTGGTCAATCAGTTGCGTCAGTTTCCTAAGGATCGATGGGTTGAAATGTGGAAGCAACTTAAGAATATTTCTCATCATTTCGAATTCCAGTACCCTCCAAAGAAGGAAGATGGCGTCAATATGTTATGGAGACAGGTAAAGCGCAAGCTTCCTCGGGCCCAACTTGCTATGCACAGGAGTAGAAGGTTGAAAGTTCCAGATTGGTGGCAGCGGAGGCTATAA
- the LOC107916571 gene encoding probable arabinosyltransferase ARAD1 isoform X2: protein MYDLPRKFHVGMMDRRSFEGPAPVTADNFPPWPSNSGIKKQHSVEYWLMASLLFGGNGNEDREAVRVSDPESAEAFFVPFFSSLSFNTHGHNMTDPETEVDRRLQVELLEFLRKSKYYQRSGGRDHVIPMTHPNAFRFLRQELNASILIVVDFGRYPKTMSSLSKDVVAPYVHVVDSFTDDDALNPYESRTTLLFFRGNTVRKDQGKIRIKLAKILSAIDDVHYEKSVATPKNIIMSTEGMRSSKFCLHPAGDTPSSCRLFDAIVSHCVPVIVSDKIELPYEDEIDYSEFSIFFSMKEALEPGYLVNQLRQFPKDRWVEMWKQLKNISHHFEFQYPPKKEDGVNMLWRQVKRKLPRAQLAMHRSRRLKVPDWWQRRL from the exons ATGTACGATCTCCCTAGGAAATTCCACGTCGGCATGATGGATCGTCGGAGCTTCGAGGGACCGGCTCCCGTTACGGCGGATAATTTCCCTCCCTGGCCCTCCAACTCCGGGATAAAGAAGCAGCACAGTGTGGAGTATTGGCTGATGGCATCGCTTCTTTTTGGCGGCAACGGCAATGAAGACAGGGAAGCGGTTAGGGTTTCGGATCCCGAATCCGCGGAGGCCTTTTTTGTGCCTTTTTTTTCCTCGTTGAGTTTTAATACACACGGCCATAACATGACGGATCCTGAGACGGAGGTTGATCGCCGATTACAG GTTGAGTTACTTGAATTCTTGCGAAAATCCAAGTACTATCAAAGATCTGGAGGCAGAGATCATGTAATTCCCATGACACATCCAAATGCTTTCAGATTTCTTCGACAAGAGTTGAATGCATCAATCCTTATTGTTGTAGATTTTGGCCGCTATCCTAAAACCATGTCAAGTTTAAGCAAAGATGTGGTTGCACCGTATGTGCATGTTGTGGATTCCTTCACAGATGATGACGCTCTCAACCCATATGAGTCTCGAACTACACTTCTTTTCTTCCGGGGAAATACTGTCAGGAAAGAT CAAGGCAAAATTCGAATCAAACTGGCAAAGATCTTGTCTGCTATTGATGATGTTCATTATGAGAAGAGTGTTGCGACTCCGAAAAACATTATAATG TCTACAGAGGGGATGCGTTCTTCGAAGTTCTGTCTGCATCCTGCAGGTGATACCCCTTCATCTTGCCGACTATTCGATGCTATTGTGAGCCATTGTGTTCCAGTGATTGTCAGTGATAAGATTGAGCTTCCCTATGAGGATGAAATTGACTACTCTGAATTCTCAATATTCTTTTCTATGAAAGAGGCATTAGAACCAGGTTATTTGGTCAATCAGTTGCGTCAGTTTCCTAAGGATCGATGGGTTGAAATGTGGAAGCAACTTAAGAATATTTCTCATCATTTCGAATTCCAGTACCCTCCAAAGAAGGAAGATGGCGTCAATATGTTATGGAGACAGGTAAAGCGCAAGCTTCCTCGGGCCCAACTTGCTATGCACAGGAGTAGAAGGTTGAAAGTTCCAGATTGGTGGCAGCGGAGGCTATAA